The Vicia villosa cultivar HV-30 ecotype Madison, WI linkage group LG1, Vvil1.0, whole genome shotgun sequence genome includes a region encoding these proteins:
- the LOC131652052 gene encoding G-type lectin S-receptor-like serine/threonine-protein kinase At1g67520 produces MLDTGNFVLEQLHPNGTKSLLWQSFDYPSDILIPAMKLGVNRKTGHNWSLISWLTPSLPYLGEFSLEWEPKEEELNIKKRGKVYWKSGKLGNNGLFDNIPANVQQNYQYVIISNKDEDSFSFKIKDRNSKMLTEWALFSDGRFVSLEGELGNADICYRYSNDTCKLQLLWIISMNRVKEENHNQCIVSFQYIMI; encoded by the coding sequence ATGCTAGACACAGGTAACTTTGTACTTGAACAACTTCACCCCAATGGAACTAAGAGTTTATTGTGGCAGAGTTTTGATTATCCATCAGATATTTTGATCCCAGCAATGAAGTTAGGTGTTAATCGAAAAACGGGACATAATTGGTCTCTAATTTCGTGGTTGACTCCTTCACTGCCATATTTGGGTGAATTTAGTCTTGAATGGGAAccaaaagaagaagaattgaacATTAAGAAACGCGGGAAAGTGTATTGGAAAAGCGGAaaacttggaaataatggatTGTTCGACAATATTCCAGCAAATGTTCAACAAAATTATCAATACGTTATTATCTCTAACAAGGATGAAGATTCTTTCAGTTTCAAAATTAAAGATCGGAACTCTAAGATGCTTACAGAATGGGCACTCTTCTCTGATGGGAGGTTTGTGAGTTTGGAAGGAGAGTTGGGTAATGCAGATATTTGTTATAGATATAGTAATGATACTTGCAAATTGCAACTACTATGGATAATAAGCATGAACAGAGTGAAAGAGGAAAATCATAATCAATGCATAGTCAGTTTCCAATATATTATGATATGA
- the LOC131652043 gene encoding uncharacterized protein LOC131652043, whose protein sequence is MPADVNMDTNPHDTTGSSRLEKVRGEGRLAKISSLVLEEVRTSTEKGVEKPSAGKESSAIHHTSEPRKSKNPAAEAVVNLDDLSDNDLIPIMMLGIAERLKTRKGKVVATSTPTKTKTRYGPSKPWSKEVPNSNKRKIRDSATSESDAEEDVQNILTNLKIKTSQFTDSVNQWKYVYQRRIALKRELGKEALECPKIMDLITHASLIKTVTRLGKCYDGLVKEFIVNIPVDCADHRSKELRKVYVRGRCVEFSPAVINRYLDRREDEQCEWEVTDNEVCKALTANQVNTWPMKDKLPASKLSFKYAILHRIGAANWVPTNNSSVISVSFGKFIYVVGSKKAFDYGAYIFEQTMKHVGTCAVKMPIAFPTLICGIIISQHRGILPGTDVIAKRESTLSLHFKLFTGKHVPNIAMTSTSTDPKITTKAEIISDLVEAFKELDEVIRVSSARKAKFEKMIKDLKKDDSADEEVGSKGGRSVDEEDNSEATESAGLEDS, encoded by the exons ATGCCTGCTGATGTAAACATGGATACTAACCCGCATGACACTACGGGCTCATCTAGGTTGGAAAAGGTTAGGGGAGAAGGGAGACTTGCCAAAATTTCCTCTTTAGTTCTAGAAGAAGTTAGAACCAGTACTGAGAAAGGGGTAGAAAAGCCCTCTGCAGGGAAGGAATCTTCAGCCATTCATCACACTTCTGAACCAAGGAAGTCAAAAAATCCTGCTGCTGAGGCTGTGGTGAATCTTGATGACTTATCTGATAATGATCTCATCCCTATTATGATGCTTGGGATTGCTGAGAGACTCAAGACCAGAAAAggcaaggttgtggctacctccACTCCCACGAAAACAAAGACTAGGTATGGTCCCTCAAAGCCCTGGAGTAAAGAGGTTCCTAACTCCAACAAGAGGAAGATCAGGGATTCTGCTACTTCAGAAAGTGATGCTGAAGAGGATGTCCAAAACATCTTGACTAATCTGAAAATAAAAACCTCTCAGTTCAC ggaCAGTGTTAACCAATGGAAGTATGTTTATCAAAGGCGAATTGCTCTTAAAAGAGAGCTGGGAAAAGAGGCTCTTGAGTGTCCAAAGATTATGGATCTGATCACTCATGCTAGCTTGATAAAGACTGTAACTCGGCTTGGAAAATGCTATGACGGTCTTGTAAAGGAGTTCATTGTCAATATTCCGGTGGACTGTGCTGACCACAGAAGTAAAGAATTAAGAAAAGTGTATGTTAGAGGGAGATGTGTTGAATTCTCACCGGCTGTTATCAACAGATATCTGGACAGACGAGAAGATGAACAATGTGAATGGGAAGTGACAGACAACGAGGTTTGCAAAGCATTAACTGCAAATCAGGTGAATACCTGGCCGATGAAGGACAAGCTCCCAGCAAGTAAACTAAGTTTCAAATATGCCATCTTACATAGGATTGGGGCGGCCAACTGGGTTCCTACAAACAACTCTTCAGTTATCTCTGTGAGTTTTGGAAAATTCATTTATGTAGTTGGAAGcaagaaggcctttgattatggtGCCTACATTTTTGAACAAACTATGAAGCATGTTGGCACATGCGCAGTAAAGATGCCTATTGCCTTTCCTACTCTCATCTGTGGCATTATTATAAGCCAACATCGTGGGATTCTTCCTGGCACTGATGTCATAGCCAAACGTGAGTCTACTTTATCCCTTCATTTTAAACTTTTTACAGGTAAGCATGTCCCTAACATTGCCATGACATCTACATCTACTGATCCCAAGATCACAACCAAAGCAGAGATAATTTCTGATCTTGTGGAAGCCTTCAAAGAACTTGATGAAGTTATTAGGGTTAGCTCTGCAAGAAAGGCTAAGTTTGAAAAGATGATCAAGGACCTGAAAAAGGATGATAGTGCTGATGAGGAAGTGGGCTCTAAAGGCGGAAGGTCGGTTGATGAGGAGGACAACTCTGAGGCTACTGAGTCTGCTGGTCTTGAAGACAGCTAG